Proteins encoded in a region of the Oryctolagus cuniculus chromosome 10, mOryCun1.1, whole genome shotgun sequence genome:
- the TSHZ1 gene encoding teashirt homolog 1: MPRRKQQAPRRSAAYVPEEELKAAQIDAECEEHEGPALDIPESDFACSEDTEIKEAQSYQNSPVSTATNQDAACGSPFSENSDPPAQFQGPASREEKEEPQGPDSVSYPQDSLAQIKAVYANLFSESCWSSLALDLKKSGSASSNTDVSRKESSTPTPTPPTSTAGTAGTPSTPSTGGGSTSTSHSSTTSNSSGSGYDWHQAALAKTLQQTSSYGLLPEPSLFSTVQLYRQNNKLYGSVFTGASKFRCKDCSAAYDTLVELTVHMNETGHYRDDNRDKDSEKTKRWSKPRKRSLMEMEGKEDAQKVLKCMYCGHSFESLQDLSVHMIKTKHYQKVPLKEPVPAITKLVPSTKKRALQDLASPCSPEPAGVAAEAALSESAKDQKTANPYVTPNNRYGYQNGASYTWQFEARKAQILKCMECGSSHDTLQQLTAHMMVTGHFLKVTTSASKKGKQLVLDPVVEEKIQSIPLPPTTHTRLPASGIKKQPDSPAGAAAAEDKKEPEKEKAPAAGDTEKEIKEEGGDASERFEPTALYQYLREEDLDDSPKGGVDILKSLENTVSTAISKAQNGAPSWGGYPSIHAAYQLPGAVKPLQAAVQSVQVQPSYASGVKSLTSAEHNALLHSPGSLTPPPHKSNVSAMEELVEKVTGKVSVKKEERPPERDKGSPTKAASPVAKENKDFPKTEETSGKQPKKGPDAETGRTKKEGPADAHTPNGTEPHKAKVTNGCGSLGIITDHSPEPSFINPLSALQSIMNTHLGKVSKPVSPSLDPLAMLYKISNSMLDKPVYPTTPVKQADAIDRYYYENSDQPIDLTKSKSKPLVSGVADPVASPLRESALMDISDMVKNLTGRLTPKSSTPSTVSEKSDADGSSFEEALDELSPVHKRKGRQSNWNPQHLLILQAQFASSLRETAEGKYIMSDLGPQERVHISKFTGLSMTTISHWLANVKYQLRRTGGTKFLKNLDTGHPVFFCNDCASQFRTASTYISHLETHLGFSLKDLSKLPLSQVQEQQNVSKVLASKALGPLGAAEEDAGSTFQCKLCNRTFASKHAVKLHLSKTHGKSPEDHLIYVTELEKQ; encoded by the coding sequence CTTACGTTCCCGAGGAGGAGCTGAAGGCAGCCCAGATAGATGCGGAGTGCGAGGAGCATGAGGGGCCGGCCCTGGACATTCCCGAGAGCGACTTCGCCTGCAGCGAGGACACGGAGATCAAGGAGGCCCAGAGCTACCAGAACTCGCCCGTCAGCACCGCCACCAACCAGGACGCCGCCTGCGGCTCGCCCTTCAGCGAGAACAGCGACCCGCCGGCCCAGTTCCAGGGCCCGGCCtccagggaggagaaggaggagccGCAGGGTCCCGACAGCGTCTCCTATCCCCAGGACAGCTTGGCGCAGATCAAAGCTGTGTATGCGAACTTGTTCTCCGAGTCCTGctggtccagcctggctctgGACTTAAAGAAGTCGGGTTCGGCCTCCAGCAACACCGATGTCAGCCGGAAGGagagctccacccccacccccacgccccccACCAGTACCGCAGGCACCGCCGGCACGCCCAGCACCCCCAGCACCGGCGGtggcagcaccagcaccagccacagcagcaccACCAGTAACAGCAGCGGCTCCGGGTACGACTGGCACCAGGCGGCGCTGGCCAAGACGTTGCAGCAGACGTCGTCCTACGGGCTGCTGCCCGAGCCCAGCCTGTTCAGCACCGTGCAGCTCTACCGGCAGAACAACAAGCTGTACGGCTCCGTGTTCACCGGCGCCAGCAAGTTCCGCTGCAAGGACTGCAGCGCGGCCTACGACACGCTGGTGGAGCTGACGGTGCACATGAACGAGACGGGCCACTACCGGGACGACAACAGGGACAAGGACTCGGAGAAGACCAAGCGGTGGTCCAAGCCCCGGAAGCGCTCCCTCATGGAGATGGAGGGGAAGGAAGACGCCCAGAAGGTGCTCAAGTGCATGTACTGCGGGCACTCCTTCGAGTCGCTGCAGGACCTCAGCGTCCACATGATCAAGACAAAGCATTACCAGAAAGTGCCTCTGAAGGAGCCAGTGCCGGCCATCACCAAGCTGGTCCCTTCCACCAAGAAGCGAGCACTTCAGGACCTGGCGTCCCCCTGCTCCCCGGAGCCAGCGGGCGTGGCCGCGGAGGCCGCGCTGAGCGAGTCGGCCAAGGACCAGAAGACGGCCAACCCCTACGTCACGCCCAACAACCGCTACGGCTACCAGAACGGTGCTAGCTACACGTGGCAGTTCGAGGCCCGCAAAGCGCAGATCCTCAAGTGCATGGAGTGCGGCAGCTCCCACGACACCTTGCAGCAGCTCACCGCCCACATGATGGTCACCGGCCACTTCCTAAAGGTGACCACGTCTGCCTCCAAGAAAGGGAAGCAATTGGTGCTGGACCCCGTGGTGGAGGAGAAGATCCAGTCCATACCCCTGCCCCCCACGACCCACACCCGGCTGCCGGCCTCTGGCATCAAAAAGCAGCCAGACTCACCTGCAGGTGCCGCGGCCGCCGAGGACAAGAAGGAGCCGGAGAAGGAGAAGGCACCGGCGGCTGGGGACACGGAGAAGGAGATCAAGGAGGAGGGCGGGGACGCCTCCGAGAGGTTTGAGCCCACCGCCCTCTATCAGTACCTCCGCGAGGAGGACCTGGACGACAGCCCCAAGGGCGGCGTGGACATCCTCAAGTCCCTGGAAAACACGGTCTCCACGGCCATCAGCAAAGCCCAGAACGGCGCGCCCTCTTGGGGCGGCTACCCCAGCATCCACGCCGCCTACCAGCTGCCGGGCGCCGTGAAGCCGCTGCAGGCGGCCGTGCAGAGCGTCCAGGTGCAGCCGTCCTACGCCAGCGGCGTCAAGTCGCTGACCTCTGCTGAGCACAACGCCCTCCTGCACTCCCCGGGCAGCCTCACGCCGCCGCCGCACAAGAGCAACGTGTCTGCCATGGAGGAGCTGGTGGAGAAGGTCACGGGCAAGGTCAGTGTCAAGAAGGAAGAGAGGCCGCCCGAGAGGGACAAGGGCTCCCCCACCAAGGCCGCGTCCCCCGTGGCAAAGGAGAACAAGGATTTTCCCAAAACCGAGGAGACCAGCGGCAAGCAGCCCAAGAAGGGCCCCGATGCCGAGACTGGCAGGACCAAAAAGGAGGGTCCCGCGGACGCACACACCCCAAACGGCACGGAGCCTCACAAAGCCAAGGTCACCAACGGCTGCGGCAGCCTGGGCATCATCACGGACCACTCGCCGGAGCCCTCCTTCATCAACCCCCTGAGCGCGTTGCAGTCCATCATGAACACCCACCTGGGCAAGGTGTCCAAGCCCGTGAGCCCCTCACTGGACCCACTGGCCATGCTCTACAAGATCAGCAACAGCATGCTGGACAAGCCCGTCTACCCCACCACGCCGGTGAAGCAGGCCGACGCCATCGACCGCTACTACTACGAGAACAGCGACCAGCCCATCGACTTGACCAAGTCCAAGAGCAAGCCTCTGGTGTCCGGCGTGGCCGACCCGGTGGCCTCGCCACTGCGGGAGAGCGCCCTCATGGACATCTCCGACATGGTGAAGAACCTCACGGGCCGCCTGACCCCCAAGTCCTCGACGCCCTCCACGGTGTCGGAGAAGTCAGACGCCGACGGCAGCAGCTTCGAGGAGGCCCTGGACGAGCTGTCGCCTGTCCACAAGCGGAAGGGGCGCCAGTCCAACTGGAACCCACAGCACCTGCTGATCCTGCAGGCCCAGTTTGCCTCGAGCCTACGGGAGACCGCGGAGGGCAAGTACATCATGTCGGACCTGGGCCCCCAGGAGCGAGTGCACATCTCCAAGTTCACCGGCCTCTCGATGACCACCATCAGCCACTGGCTGGCCAACGTCAAGTACCAGCTGAGGAGGACAGGGGGGACGAAATTCCTCAAGAACCTGGACACAGGGCATCCTGTTTTCTTTTGCAACGATTGTGCCTCTCAATTCAGAACTGCCTCCACATACATCAGTCATCTGGAGACGCACCTGGGCTTCAGCCTGAAGGACCTCTCCAAGCTGCCCCTCAGTCAGGTTCAAGAACAGCAGAACGTCTCCAAGGTCCTCGCCAGCAAGGCCCTGGGCCCGCTGGGGGCCGCCGAGGAAGACGCGGGCTCCACATTCCAGTGCAAACTCTGCAACCGGACCTTTGCGAGCAAGCACGCGGTCAAACTGCACCTTAGCAAGACGCACGGCAAGTCGCCCGAGGACCACCTGATCTACGTGACCGAGCTGGAGAAGCAATAG